Proteins encoded in a region of the Methanosarcinales archaeon genome:
- a CDS encoding circadian clock protein KaiC translates to MEGSEFNSTDLIDRAPTGVEGFDELCGGGLKRDFTYLLSGTSGAGKTILALQFLYNGITKYGENGIFVATEERPEHIRANGLEFGWDLKTLEDEGKLAIIDAASTKIGIPSQEKYVDVRPFDMRSMMDQIIMIQEEIGAKRAVVDTTTSIGFYLQDPAKIRIELLKLAATLEILGLTSLMTCEIVDDNHPSRFGVENFVTEGTIALYYKRVENVRVRSMEIYKMRGSDHSKKIHPYDITNEGIVVHPHEEVYTVLGQLK, encoded by the coding sequence ATGGAAGGCAGTGAATTCAATTCAACAGACCTTATCGACAGAGCTCCAACCGGGGTAGAAGGTTTTGATGAGCTATGTGGAGGTGGCCTTAAACGTGATTTCACTTATTTGCTATCAGGTACTTCTGGCGCCGGGAAAACAATACTTGCTCTTCAATTCTTATATAATGGGATTACCAAATATGGCGAAAACGGCATATTTGTAGCAACTGAAGAACGACCTGAACATATTAGGGCTAATGGATTAGAGTTCGGATGGGACCTGAAAACTCTTGAAGATGAAGGGAAATTGGCGATAATTGATGCTGCATCCACAAAGATAGGCATCCCCTCCCAGGAGAAGTATGTTGATGTAAGACCCTTTGACATGCGTTCCATGATGGATCAGATTATTATGATCCAGGAAGAGATCGGTGCTAAAAGGGCTGTAGTGGATACCACAACATCAATTGGATTTTATCTCCAGGATCCAGCCAAGATTCGTATTGAACTCTTGAAACTGGCTGCGACCTTAGAGATACTGGGACTAACATCCCTGATGACCTGTGAGATCGTTGATGATAACCATCCCAGCCGTTTTGGTGTCGAGAATTTCGTGACTGAAGGTACAATTGCTCTGTATTATAAGAGGGTGGAGAATGTCAGGGTTCGAAGTATGGAGATCTATAAGATGCGTGGTTCAGACCACAGCAAGAAAATCCATCCATATGATATTACCAATGAAGGCATAGTAGTTCACCCTCACGAAGAAGTGTATACAGTATTAGGACAGCTAAAGTAG